The DNA region tttcatttttcttttaccaaGGGGGGTGTTCTACAGGCGCCCTTTAGCTCCAAATGCTTCTTTACCTCTTTAGAAATCCATTGACACTGTATTTTCTCAGTGTCAGAAGGCAGGATGGCAAGTAGGGGGCCTTGTTTCATTTTGAGTATTTCAGTAAAAGCTTATGTCATCTTAAAGTATAGCATCCCCTTCAATGCCACTTTTAAGGAAAGCACATTTCATTAACAATATGAGAAGCAAAGCTGGAGACAATGTGCAGGGATGGTTTTCCTTCAGCAAGGCAGTAAGATAGCTCACCTCTGTGGAGCTTGTTTGGCAGAACAAGAAAAGGGTCCTTTTTTCCTCACTGAGAGAAGGCTGCTGCCAGATTCTTTCGAACCAGATATCTCTTCAGTATTTTATGTACCTCCCTTACAtagcagggtttttttgtttgtttgtttccattcTCCCTCCATGCTCATATCCCTCTTGCTTTGCTTCCATCTCTCGGCAGGCTGTGTATTCCCGTGTGGCCCGCATATGTAAAAACGACATGGGTGGCTCCCAGCGGGTCCTGGAGAAACACTGGACTTCATTTCTAAAGGCTCGACTAAACTGTTCTGTCCCCGGAGATTCGTTTTTCTACTTTGATGTTCTGCAGTCTATTACAGACATAATACAGATCAATGGCATCCCCACTGTGGTAGGGGTGTTTACCACACAGCTCAACAGGTGAGAACAGGTCCCTCACACCCTTCAAAAGATGCTGTGCGCATGCCTGTAGGAACCAAGGGCAGGTCCATTATCATTGGCCTCTACCTGatgattttctccttttttagcaTTCCTGGTTCTGCAGTCTGTGCATTTAGCATGGATGACATTGAAAAAGTATTCAAAGGAAGatttaaagaacagaaaactcCAGATTCAGTTTGGACAGCAGTCCCTGAAGACAAAGTACCAAAGCCAAGGTAAAGAATAGAGATGAAAAGGGCTTTGTCGTTAACCCTCTGATCATCGGAAGCATCTCCCCTCAGAGAGCAGCTGGGCCAGCCTCCCATGCCCAGAGAGGGTCCCTCTACGGCACCTCTGACAGAGTCAGTAAACATAACCCTGTGATGCGCAACCCTGTGGGTTTGCCCCGAATATGGCAAACCATTGAATTCAGGGAAATAGCATTGTCCtctgatttttttcagtttctctcttgACCTCTTCTTTCAGAATGTACACTTCTTACTTAGATAAAAATTtgtgaaggaaaaacaaggaatctctgttttcctttcaggCCTGGCTGTTGTGCAAAGCATGGTCTTGCTGAAGCTTATAAAACCTCCATTGACTTCCCAGATGAAACCCTGTCCTTCATCAAATCCCACCCCCTAATGGACTCTGCTGTTCCACCCATTGCTGACGAGCCTTGGTTCACAAAGACTCGGGTCAGGTAAGATTAGATTGTGCAGGAAACAGTGGTCACTCCCACGATACCTGTGCTCTTCCTGTTGGCCTCCCTCTGACTAGCCACACCTCCTCCGGTAGGTACCGATTGACAGCCATTGCTGTGGACCATTCTGCCGGACCCTACCAGAACTACACAGTCATCTTTGTTGGCTCTGAAGCTGGTGTGGTACTTAAAGTTTTGGCAAAGACTGGCCCTTTCTCTTTGAATGACAGCGTATTACTGGAAGAGATTGAAGCTTACAACCATGCAAAGTAGGTATATTTTATGAGAATGCACTTCAGCACTGCTCAGAAATTTCTGGTGTGTATTTCATCTAGTCATTTCCTTTTCAGCCCTCTAAATTAGCAATGGTTTAGCATATTAGGgttctgtgttgttgtttttcctcacTGCAATAAATCCTGGCTTTGTTGTTTTCCCTGAACCCACTAGGGCAAGGAGGGTGAGCAGTTGATGATTCTAAAAATAATTCAGCCCTTGTTTTTCACCTGCGGAAAAGGAGAACATTTTAGCACTGCCCCTCTTACCTTGCAGATTTATTTCAGGATGCCACAGTGCAGCAGACAGTTGGTTCTACActtacacatgcacacaaacatatacacaaaCTCATACACACGAAGAAAACCATTCCACTTAGGTATTTTCTTCCAACCACTGCTATAAAAGATTATTTGGACCATTGTTGGGGGCAGGAGATAACTAGAGAGCAAAGGTGACTAAGGAGACATCCAAAAACATCTCACATGGGAATGCATTAAAATgttatctttttccttccctgtaGTCCAACATTTCCTTCACAAATGCATTTCACTTAGATCATCAGAACAGGAaaacaatctttttaaaaaccttttgcCTAGCCTGAAATTTAACCAGCCATGTAGATAAGTAGAAGATAAATCACATAATTACTACTTCCCAAACTACTTACTCACTTGGTTTGCTCCTGAGATATTCCTTGAGACCTCCCCAACTCCCTGTCATTGCAGAAACCAAACTGCACTTGCTTTCTACAGTTCATGCAGCTTTCGACTTAACTAAACTTATGGCTTCAAACTGTACGCCCACAAAACAGGTGTAATGCTGAAAACGAGGAGGACAGGAAGGTCATCTCATTACAGCTGGATAAAGATCACCATGCTTTGTATGTGGCCTTCTCTAGCTGCATTATTCGAGTCCCCCTAAGTCGCTGTGAGCGTTATGGATCATGTAAAAAGTAAGCACACGTTTCTTTACTTACCCTGGGCCTTGCAGCATCAAAACATTCGATGACAAGAAAATTCAAGTTTACGTTCCCTTGGTTTCATACAGGTCTTGTATTGCATCCCGTGACCCGTATTGTGGATGGTTAAGCCAGGGAGCCTGTGGCAGGGTGACCCCAGGGATGCTGTAAGTATGCACTGTCTCATCAACAGGATGAACTCTCTCCTCTGAGGTTTCTAGAAAAGTTCCAATAACTgcacctttattttcttcttcttctttattcacccatgggagaaataaaaagcaaaacctgGAGATgtgagaagggaagaaagaaagtagACAGAATAATATCTAAAGGAAAAgtatggagaaagaaagaaaaacaattattttattctttcttagacATTCTATTGCAAACTTTTAACAGAAATACTACCTTTAGCAAGTCATGCTGAAGCGTCTCATTTTTCTCATCGCCCATTCCTCTTCTAATCAGTCTGCATTCTTGATTCTACTTTGGTTGTCATTTGTGTTCCTATGAAGGCTGTTAACTGAAGACTCCTTTGCTTCCCATAACCACAGTCCTGGAGGATATGAACAAGACACAGAATATGGCAACACGGCCCATCTGGGGGACTGCCACGGTAAGTCAGAATCTTCCATTTCCTCCCGGCTCTTCTTTTTGACCACATTTGCACGTGAACATTATTTTACAGTCGGCCTTTTTAATGACTCGGGACACATACCACCTAGCATTTAACTTAAACTTCGCAAAAGCTGAGCTGTTTGATCATGGGGATACATTAGAGGAGAATTTtgcttttttgtgttgtttttttttttttttccttcaccatTGACAATTTCATAGGAAATCTAGAGAAAGGTAGTCTAACCAGTAGGTTAATCTTTTAATTTGTAgtcttttcttttgatttttttagttatttagaatttataaattttttgctttcttttggttactttttactGATTActtgttcctttaattcttttagaaattttgCCTACTTCAACTACACCAGATTACAAAATATTTGGCGGTCCAACATCtggttagttttttttaatttttttgaattaacaaccttttctttccttcagttcagcattttcagccccttcttccctccttttgCGCAGTTTGGCAGTCCTTCATTTTTCTGCTTTGACTCATAATCCCACTGATGGTACCAAAAGACTTTTTCTTACTCAGCACTTCACCCCCTGTGTAGCATGTTAACAGTTCATCATTGACCAAGACACATCCTTTAAGAACTATCAAATGGATTAACATAGACTGCATCCCAGCTGCACGCACATCCACCCAGGCTGTTTTCTTCCTCACACCCTGCATTGTGAATGCTCCCTCTGGCCATCTATATTTAATGGATGGCAGAATTTCattgttttccctttctctcctcacCTTTCCTAAGACCTAGTGAACAAATACGCATTTCCCAAAAATGTGTATTTATAAGTCATAGAGATTTTTTTCATGGTTTGTGATGATCGTGGGAATCTTCAAATGTCATCATGTCCTGGTCTCAGTGGTGTGAAAAAGGCTTCACTCGTATGAAGCTGATTTCTGATATCTTAATATGCTCGGTGGGCTCCGCATACCCCTCTCTCTGTCTGTATCTGTTTCGGGATCTCCATCTTTGACTTTTGCACCAGTCTGAATTGGGGACGCTGAGATTTTAGCCTGAAAgcaaatgcttacattttaagggaaaattaaatgaataaaatcagcaATAGACACACTGCAACGTGAACTTAATCTTGGTCCTGTTGCTACTTCCAAAATTCACCAGCAGTGTCATTCCTtagtgggggggagagaaagaatggCATATCTTATGGATCTGAACGTCCTTACGCAGCTTGCAAATGCCATTTCCTGTGAATGAATTGCTGCTGACTCTTTGGAAGAAAGTCCCAGGGCATTTTGGAGGTCACAGGAAAGGTTTATCCCTTGCCTCCGTGCCTTCCCATGGACTGTAGCCCTTCAGTCAAGGGACTAATCTACAGATGAGCGAGCGGCACATGGTAAAGCAGGATGTCCTCTCAGGTACAGCAGGTTTATTAGGTCCAAAATCAAGTTTTGAACAGACTTAACCAGATCTTTCCCGATGAGGCTACATCAAAGCTTCCCCAGTGAAGGATACAGTTTCTAAACATCTGTGaaagtgctttaaaaaatatacacaaaaagaaaTGATGTTTTCTTACAAGAGGTTGAGGAAACAGCAGTTAATCAGTTGGGATTTGTAGTTCCTTGTCCATGCATGTCATTAATAACCATAAGGGCTTTTAGTAGGAACATTtggaatttgtttcattttgaaatctGCTTAATGTGCTtatttattgttgatttttaCTTCTTACTCTTCCCTTGAAAGACAGGGATTTGGTGCAGTCTCCTCAGAAGGGTTTTTGTGAACTCCTAGAGCAGGCTTTCTCATAAGACTCACTTAAATTTACTGAAAAATGCAACAGACTGGTCAGAAAAATCTGCTGACACAACCCATGTTAATAAAAATCTGTTTGCCACCACAGACATGGAGGTATCTTCATCTTCTGTTACCACAATGGCAAATATCCCAGAAATTACACCTAAAGTGATTGATTCCTGGAAACCTAAACTGACGAGCTCCCGGAAATTTGTAGTTCAAGATGACCCAAACACTTCTGATTTTTCTGATCCTTTATCAGGTATCCTTAAGGGTAAGGCCTCACCAGGGAACTCACCTTAAACTGAGTGGAAACCTGATTCTTGATTTCTCTGAGGAGTGTGTGGTCTTTGGGTTCTCTGAGTTAAACATAAATGAAGTTGCTGGTGCCGGTACCTCAACTTCCACTGGCCACGGTCACTTAGGTTTTCTGTGGTCGTCGCTGAGTGCATTCCTTAAAAGATGAAAGAGGTGGAAAGTTGTTAAAGAAAGGGTTGGTGAAACAGCCACTCAGACAATCTAATCTGTGTCGGTTTCTGTCTGAAAAGGCTGAGAGTCTGTTGAATATCAGAGATTTCCAAGGGTTACCCCAGCAATGTCAGAAAATGAAACTCATTAATTGCAAATATATAGATTTAGTCTTTCCCTGCCTTTGTTTAGCTTCAAATCAAAATGCAATTTGAAAAGGATATGTGAAGCTCTAAGTGGCTTGAATGCCACAAGCAATACAACATAACAGAGTATTTGCCCATAACTATCATTGTCAGCCCATTAATAGAAGCAGTTATAAAATAGCTGTCTGTTGAGTTAGCTTATTAGATATATTATTCCAGAGGAAAAAATCTATTCTTTTGTGCTTCCTAAACTGTAGTATCAGGTTTCCAATCAGTTTTTATGGCAGTACATTATCATTTATGATTTACatctgttgattttgttgatttgttATAAACAATTTTATAATCATTCTTATGATTTACatctgttgattttattgatttgttgTAAACAATTTTATAATCATTCTTATGATTTTGTTGATTTGTTGTAAACAATTTATAATCATTCTtctctctgctttgttttctttagtaATATCCATTTCTTTCTactctttgtctttcacaatgcCACTAAATCCATAGCCCTGAACATTGATTAGAAGCAACTAATATCCAAAGGCCTTAGCATTAACCTAAAGCAACAGGATCCTCAAAATCACTCTGACCTGCCTTACTGGGATAGCTGTGTTTATTGCATGTAACAGACTTAGATACCTCTTAAACTAACATTTCTTTGATTGACTGTTAGATGTCTGTGGTTGCACTGAAAATTCCGGTAATTACAAACTAACTCATTATTCTTCTAGGtttaagttttaaatatttctcaaatatcTCAAGATAATTGAATGATATTGCTTGACTAATACAGAGTATATTTCCTTAGACTGTCTGGATTTCTTACATAGCAGGCAATTCAAGAATGCTTCACCCCAagatggaatgaaaaaaaaatcaaagcaaatatgaaatatgaaagtcTATATTTGTAGCTAACTGTGGCCAAGTGGATGCTTTCAGGCTGTGGGCAAAATGTGTGCTGTGTTTTTTTATTCTAGAGAAGTTAGCATAATTGTATTAGCATAGTGTATTTTTATGCCTATTCATACATTTCCCTAATCCCAACTGCCCTTTATGACTTATGAAGTAGTAGAAAACCATGAGACAAACcatttcataaatttaaaattgatTCTTTATGATGTAGGCACTAACTAACTCCAGTTTTTAGGTTGAAACTCTTAAAATTTCTAGTGATATGTAACACTAATTTAAGAGGGATGGGGGGAGAAAAAGGCAGACAAATACAAATCAGTGGTGACTGGAATTATACTGGCATTTGCAGCAATCATATATATCTCTGGGAATCCTGTTGTGATTGAGAGGGCGGAAAATATGGTATTTGGAGGCTCACCTAACCCTCTAATTTAAGCATGGAACGTGCAAAGGTAGTGTCAGCTCAATGGAAGTCTTTTGCTGGttaatacagtttttaaaaatcacgtCACTCCAAGTTTGTGTGCTTTGTGTCTATTGCAGGTGTCCGATGGGAAGTCCAGTCTGGAGAGTCCAACCAGATGGTCCACATGAATGTCCTCATCACCTGTGTCTTTGCTGCTTTTGTTTTGGGTGCATTCATTGCAGGTGTGGCAGTGTACTGCTATCGTGACATGTTTGTTCGGAAATCTAGGAAGATCCATAAAGATGCAGAATCTGCCCAGTCATGCACAGACTCCAGTGGAAGTTTTGCCAAACTGAATGGTCTCTTTGACAGCCCAGTCAAGGAATATCAACAGAATATTGATTCTCCCAAGCTGTATAGTAATCTGCTGACCAGTCGAAAAGAGCTGCCACCCAGTGGGGATACTAAATCCATGGTCACAGACCATCGAGGCCAACCACCAGAGCTGGCTGCCCTCCCCACGCCTGAATCTACACCTGTACTGCACCAGAAGACCCTGCAGGCCATGAAGAGCCACTCAGACAAGGCTCACAGCCACGGGGCTTCAAGGAAAGAACCCCCCCAGTTTTTCCCTTCTAGTCCTCCACCCCATTCCCCATTAAGTCATGGGCATATCCCCAGTGCCATTGTTCTGCCGAATGCTACCCATGACTACAACACGTCCTTCTCAAACTCCAATGCTCACAAAGCTGAAAAGAAGCTTCAGAACATTGACCACCCTCTTACGAAGTCATCCAGTAAAAGAGATCACCGGCGTTCTGTGGATTCCAGAAATACCCTCAACGATCTCCTGAAGCATCTGAATGACCCGAACAGTAACCCCAAAGCCATCATGGGAGACATCCAAATGGCCCACCAGACCCTGATGCTGGATCCTGTGGGAAATATGTCTGAGGTCCCACCTAAGGTCCCTAATCGGGAGGCATCGTTGTACTCTCCCCCTTCAACTCTTCCCAGAAATAGCCCAACTAAGCGAGTGGATGTCCCTACCACTCCTGGAGTCCCAATGACTTCTCTGGAAAGACAAAGAGGCTATCACAAAAATTCCTCCCAGAGGCACTCTATATCTGCTATGCCTAAAAACTTAAATTCACCAAACGGTGTTTTGTTATCTAGACAGCCTAGTATTAACCGTGGAGGATACATGCCCACCCCCACCGGGGCGAAGGTGGACTATATTCAGGGAACACCAGTGAGCGTTcacctgcagccttccctctccAGACAGAGCAGCTACACCAGTAATGGCACCCTTCCTAGGACGGGACTAAAGAGGACACCGTCCTTAAAACCTGATGTGCCACCAAAGCCTTCCTTTGTTCCTCAGACCCCGTCTGTCAGACCACTGAACAAATATACTTATTAAGTCTCAAGCGTGCTAATCCCATGTGGCTTTATCCTGCACATCTTGTTGAGAGGATGATGTCGTAAGGGTACCTTAAGACAAGAGACTCACTTGTGTTTTAAGAGAATCAAGTGGCCAAAGAAACTCTTTCTAACTTTGGCAACATCAGAACTTGCCACATGTAGCTACTGCAGCAAGGCTTCTGAGTACTTGCCTGAAAACAAAGGAAGGTGCTGGTCATTCCATTTCTTTTGTTTGAAACTAAAGAGATGTGTAGCTCGGAAGGGCTACCTCAACCAGTATAAAGAGCTGATTCAGTACTCAGAAGAATCTGTAAGCAAATACTTGAAAATGGGTTCAATTTAGACTGCCATTATGTGTGGTCTTCCCATTAAATGTGAACATTTTAATATGTATGCATTCACCTTGCCTCTTGCACAAATGTCAGAAAAGATGGTAATGTTGCAAAGAAACAAACATAGATTACCAAACCATTTGCTAAAAATTCAATCTCTGACCCAAACtgtagcattttttttcatgtgtggcaTTTTTTTTCATGCCACCAACAGActgggttgtgtgtgtgtgtgtgtgtgtgtgggtgtgtgtgcatgtgtgttcagTACCCACTAGGATTTGTTTAGGTAGCCATTGCTTCTTTTTTGTGGTATGGAGTTGTTTACACTGAGCATGAGTGAACAAGAGACAGTAACTTATTCCCACAGAAGTCCATTGGGTTTGGCTCTGAGTAAGAAAAAAAGTTGAGGCTCATTTGACCATCAGAATGATGAACTCGACTTAAGTGGTATCCAATACCAGAATGTAAGAGTTCTAATTAATTGTGTGCTGCTATTCATTTAAAACTTCTATTACAGTCTTGCCAGTTTAGGAAGATAGAGATGTTAACAGGTTATCCTTGATTTATCCACCAGTATTCAGTAATAAAATTTGCCTATCCACTGTGAATCCAAGCCTGACTCATTCACCTTAACCTTGGACACACtaataaggttttatttttattgtgttcaGTTTTTCCCATATAGTAAAATTCTTCCTTTAATTCCTCCTACTCccaacataaacaaacaaacaaaaaatgataaaagaaagaaatatgaaagaaaCTGTAATTGGCTTAACAAATGGTCTATGAAAACCTAACCATGGTGGTGCAATTATGTTGTCTATGTCATGTTATGTGAGAATTTTCTCCTGAGTCATGCAGGTAATGACAATTTACTGTAAATATTACACGTGAGTTTACCTGAATCTGTGCATTTTGTGCCTTATTCATGAGAATGATAGAAGTACTATAATATGTCGTGTTTTCAGTATAGCACATCATTTGCTGAGTGCCAGTTGTAAATGTTTTTCAGCCAGCACCTGAGAAGACTTTTAAGAAATCATCAAAACAATCCAGAACAATTAATTGTAAAACAATCCACCCGAATAGCAGCGTTACCTCCTTTGCCATGATAAACATTCCACTCCTGCTTTCCTAAGGATGAAACGGTGATAATGTGAAGTCAAATGAGGTTTCCCGGATAATGTGACACTTGTGGAAACCATATAGAGTCATTTATATGTAGTTTTGGAGAAACCACTTAGAGTTGATGTGCAAccctgatgactgtttcagttaATATGCTGCACACCTCACAATTGTTTATTGAACCTAATCTAGAAAGTACTAAGGCAGAGGAATGCTTCTGACTTATTCAGGCAAATAAGTTCAACTGATTTCTTGTGATACGCTGATGATGCATATTACTTGGGGGAGGTGAGTATGCAGAAGaccagaacatttttatacagAATATAGAACACTGATACAGTTACTCTTTTACTTTGACAATATTGTTTTATACAGAACATGATTCCCCGAGATCTCTGGAAGCTCAAAAACTAAAACTTCTGTTCTTGAAACACTTCAGCTTTGCAACTAAAATATtacaaattaataataaattaaaccAACAAACAATAAACACTACTCAGTCCACCAACTACAAACCTGTGTTTGAATTCCCCTTACAAATATTAATCCCAGCGTGTGTAAAACAGAACAGTAACTATATGTGAACCCAGATAACATTTTGTAACATTGTGCTGCCTTGTAGTTTGTAATGTGAGTTCTATCAGTATTTATGTTGAAATTTCTAACATTAAATCTAGTGTCTATtctgttaatttaatttttaaatgctttatcCATTTGTGCAAAGGTAAACACAGATTGTATCTTTTTTAATGGTACGGCATAAAAAGTAACCCTAAAGTGAAGTGGCTCTATACTGTTTTATAGAGTACTTTAACATGTATAGATACCTTGTAAACTTGTATTGTGGATGTGTAAATAATACGTACTTTGGGTTTTTAACACCGCATgtaaagtcaaaataaaatattcaaatcatTATATCATGCCTCTTGACAGTGATAAGGTTTGTAagctgtcatattttaaaatattttaaggcaaTTAACACAAATAAGAGTTCTCATCTGGAATTTTTGCAATCTGGTCACTGTTACACTACCACTCTTTTGTTGGAAGGCTGATACTGATGGGCAGAGTCTCTGAAAAAATGAGATGCAATTCAGAAAACAGATGAACTGTACCACATCAATAGTCAAATGCTTCAGACAAGCAGACTAGTGGCTCACATTTCCCACCTATCTAGTTccacagactttttaaaaattcatgatttATATTCCCGCatgaaatttttaatataattttagtcCAAAATTATAGCTGGCAAACAGGATTCCTGTGAAACTCTCACAATTTAGTATGTGGCATTTCTCAAGTTCATCGTTTTAACTGGATAGAATATATTAGTAGATATTCTCCCCAAATATATGAGTGGAAGGCAAAAATGCGATTCCATTTGGTTCTGCTCTTAAGCACATAACCAACTCGTGGCTCTATCATTGCCTTTTGTGGATGTTGAGGGTGGCAAGTCACTCCTGAGAGGGC from Dasypus novemcinctus isolate mDasNov1 chromosome 3, mDasNov1.1.hap2, whole genome shotgun sequence includes:
- the SEMA6D gene encoding semaphorin-6D isoform X11, which codes for MRFCLLCAYLLLLRVSQLRAVSFPEDDEPLNTVDYHYSRQYPVFKGRPSGNESQHRLDFQLMLKIRDTLYIAGRDQVYTVNLNEIPKTEVIPSKKLTWRSRQQDRENCAMKGKHKDECHNFIKVFVPRNDEMVFVCGTNAFNPMCRYYRLNTLEYDGEEISGLARCPFDARQTNVALFADGKLYSATVADFLASDAVIYRSMGDGSALRTIKYDSKWIKEPHFLHAIEYGNYVYFFFREIAVEHNNLGKAVYSRVARICKNDMGGSQRVLEKHWTSFLKARLNCSVPGDSFFYFDVLQSITDIIQINGIPTVVGVFTTQLNSIPGSAVCAFSMDDIEKVFKGRFKEQKTPDSVWTAVPEDKVPKPRPGCCAKHGLAEAYKTSIDFPDETLSFIKSHPLMDSAVPPIADEPWFTKTRVRYRLTAIAVDHSAGPYQNYTVIFVGSEAGVVLKVLAKTGPFSLNDSVLLEEIEAYNHAKCNAENEEDRKVISLQLDKDHHALYVAFSSCIIRVPLSRCERYGSCKKSCIASRDPYCGWLSQGACGRVTPGMLLLTEDSFASHNHSPGGYEQDTEYGNTAHLGDCHGVRWEVQSGESNQMVHMNVLITCVFAAFVLGAFIAGVAVYCYRDMFVRKSRKIHKDAESAQSCTDSSGSFAKLNGLFDSPVKEYQQNIDSPKLYSNLLTSRKELPPSGDTKSMVTDHRGQPPELAALPTPESTPVLHQKTLQAMKSHSDKAHSHGASRKEPPQFFPSSPPPHSPLSHGHIPSAIVLPNATHDYNTSFSNSNAHKAEKKLQNIDHPLTKSSSKRDHRRSVDSRNTLNDLLKHLNDPNSNPKAIMGDIQMAHQTLMLDPVGNMSEVPPKVPNREASLYSPPSTLPRNSPTKRVDVPTTPGVPMTSLERQRGYHKNSSQRHSISAMPKNLNSPNGVLLSRQPSINRGGYMPTPTGAKVDYIQGTPVSVHLQPSLSRQSSYTSNGTLPRTGLKRTPSLKPDVPPKPSFVPQTPSVRPLNKYTY
- the SEMA6D gene encoding semaphorin-6D isoform X7 encodes the protein MRFCLLCAYLLLLRVSQLRAVSFPEDDEPLNTVDYHYSRQYPVFKGRPSGNESQHRLDFQLMLKIRDTLYIAGRDQVYTVNLNEIPKTEVIPSKKLTWRSRQQDRENCAMKGKHKDECHNFIKVFVPRNDEMVFVCGTNAFNPMCRYYRLNTLEYDGEEISGLARCPFDARQTNVALFADGKLYSATVADFLASDAVIYRSMGDGSALRTIKYDSKWIKEPHFLHAIEYGNYVYFFFREIAVEHNNLGKAVYSRVARICKNDMGGSQRVLEKHWTSFLKARLNCSVPGDSFFYFDVLQSITDIIQINGIPTVVGVFTTQLNSIPGSAVCAFSMDDIEKVFKGRFKEQKTPDSVWTAVPEDKVPKPRPGCCAKHGLAEAYKTSIDFPDETLSFIKSHPLMDSAVPPIADEPWFTKTRVRYRLTAIAVDHSAGPYQNYTVIFVGSEAGVVLKVLAKTGPFSLNDSVLLEEIEAYNHAKCNAENEEDRKVISLQLDKDHHALYVAFSSCIIRVPLSRCERYGSCKKSCIASRDPYCGWLSQGACGRVTPGMLPGGYEQDTEYGNTAHLGDCHDMEVSSSSVTTMANIPEITPKVIDSWKPKLTSSRKFVVQDDPNTSDFSDPLSGILKGVRWEVQSGESNQMVHMNVLITCVFAAFVLGAFIAGVAVYCYRDMFVRKSRKIHKDAESAQSCTDSSGSFAKLNGLFDSPVKEYQQNIDSPKLYSNLLTSRKELPPSGDTKSMVTDHRGQPPELAALPTPESTPVLHQKTLQAMKSHSDKAHSHGASRKEPPQFFPSSPPPHSPLSHGHIPSAIVLPNATHDYNTSFSNSNAHKAEKKLQNIDHPLTKSSSKRDHRRSVDSRNTLNDLLKHLNDPNSNPKAIMGDIQMAHQTLMLDPVGNMSEVPPKVPNREASLYSPPSTLPRNSPTKRVDVPTTPGVPMTSLERQRGYHKNSSQRHSISAMPKNLNSPNGVLLSRQPSINRGGYMPTPTGAKVDYIQGTPVSVHLQPSLSRQSSYTSNGTLPRTGLKRTPSLKPDVPPKPSFVPQTPSVRPLNKYTY
- the SEMA6D gene encoding semaphorin-6D isoform X1 — protein: MRFCLLCAYLLLLRVSQLRAVSFPEDDEPLNTVDYHYSRQYPVFKGRPSGNESQHRLDFQLMLKIRDTLYIAGRDQVYTVNLNEIPKTEVIPSKKLTWRSRQQDRENCAMKGKHKDECHNFIKVFVPRNDEMVFVCGTNAFNPMCRYYRLNTLEYDGEEISGLARCPFDARQTNVALFADGKLYSATVADFLASDAVIYRSMGDGSALRTIKYDSKWIKEPHFLHAIEYGNYVYFFFREIAVEHNNLGKAVYSRVARICKNDMGGSQRVLEKHWTSFLKARLNCSVPGDSFFYFDVLQSITDIIQINGIPTVVGVFTTQLNSIPGSAVCAFSMDDIEKVFKGRFKEQKTPDSVWTAVPEDKVPKPRPGCCAKHGLAEAYKTSIDFPDETLSFIKSHPLMDSAVPPIADEPWFTKTRVRYRLTAIAVDHSAGPYQNYTVIFVGSEAGVVLKVLAKTGPFSLNDSVLLEEIEAYNHAKCNAENEEDRKVISLQLDKDHHALYVAFSSCIIRVPLSRCERYGSCKKSCIASRDPYCGWLSQGACGRVTPGMLLLTEDSFASHNHSPGGYEQDTEYGNTAHLGDCHEILPTSTTPDYKIFGGPTSDMEVSSSSVTTMANIPEITPKVIDSWKPKLTSSRKFVVQDDPNTSDFSDPLSGILKGVRWEVQSGESNQMVHMNVLITCVFAAFVLGAFIAGVAVYCYRDMFVRKSRKIHKDAESAQSCTDSSGSFAKLNGLFDSPVKEYQQNIDSPKLYSNLLTSRKELPPSGDTKSMVTDHRGQPPELAALPTPESTPVLHQKTLQAMKSHSDKAHSHGASRKEPPQFFPSSPPPHSPLSHGHIPSAIVLPNATHDYNTSFSNSNAHKAEKKLQNIDHPLTKSSSKRDHRRSVDSRNTLNDLLKHLNDPNSNPKAIMGDIQMAHQTLMLDPVGNMSEVPPKVPNREASLYSPPSTLPRNSPTKRVDVPTTPGVPMTSLERQRGYHKNSSQRHSISAMPKNLNSPNGVLLSRQPSINRGGYMPTPTGAKVDYIQGTPVSVHLQPSLSRQSSYTSNGTLPRTGLKRTPSLKPDVPPKPSFVPQTPSVRPLNKYTY
- the SEMA6D gene encoding semaphorin-6D isoform X9, which codes for MRFCLLCAYLLLLRVSQLRAVSFPEDDEPLNTVDYHYSRQYPVFKGRPSGNESQHRLDFQLMLKIRDTLYIAGRDQVYTVNLNEIPKTEVIPSKKLTWRSRQQDRENCAMKGKHKDECHNFIKVFVPRNDEMVFVCGTNAFNPMCRYYRLNTLEYDGEEISGLARCPFDARQTNVALFADGKLYSATVADFLASDAVIYRSMGDGSALRTIKYDSKWIKEPHFLHAIEYGNYVYFFFREIAVEHNNLGKAVYSRVARICKNDMGGSQRVLEKHWTSFLKARLNCSVPGDSFFYFDVLQSITDIIQINGIPTVVGVFTTQLNSIPGSAVCAFSMDDIEKVFKGRFKEQKTPDSVWTAVPEDKVPKPRPGCCAKHGLAEAYKTSIDFPDETLSFIKSHPLMDSAVPPIADEPWFTKTRVRYRLTAIAVDHSAGPYQNYTVIFVGSEAGVVLKVLAKTGPFSLNDSVLLEEIEAYNHAKCNAENEEDRKVISLQLDKDHHALYVAFSSCIIRVPLSRCERYGSCKKSCIASRDPYCGWLSQGACGRVTPGMLLLTEDSFASHNHSPGGYEQDTEYGNTAHLGDCHEILPTSTTPDYKIFGGPTSGVRWEVQSGESNQMVHMNVLITCVFAAFVLGAFIAGVAVYCYRDMFVRKSRKIHKDAESAQSCTDSSGSFAKLNGLFDSPVKEYQQNIDSPKLYSNLLTSRKELPPSGDTKSMVTDHRGQPPELAALPTPESTPVLHQKTLQAMKSHSDKAHSHGASRKEPPQFFPSSPPPHSPLSHGHIPSAIVLPNATHDYNTSFSNSNAHKAEKKLQNIDHPLTKSSSKRDHRRSVDSRNTLNDLLKHLNDPNSNPKAIMGDIQMAHQTLMLDPVGNMSEVPPKVPNREASLYSPPSTLPRNSPTKRVDVPTTPGVPMTSLERQRGYHKNSSQRHSISAMPKNLNSPNGVLLSRQPSINRGGYMPTPTGAKVDYIQGTPVSVHLQPSLSRQSSYTSNGTLPRTGLKRTPSLKPDVPPKPSFVPQTPSVRPLNKYTY